In Methylotenera versatilis 79, the DNA window ATGCGTAAAGCGGCTGAAAAATGGTGGTTCTTGTGGTGTTAAGTTAATCAACAACTCGTCTTGTAATACATTATCCATCTGCCCTGCTGCATTTGTTTTACAGACGATAATAATAGGCGTTTTAGCCACATGCGCATTATCCGCCATCACGTTTGGCAAAAAACTGGCTGGCTGATGTTGCCATAAACAATCAGAAACATCAGCCGCACTTGTAGCGTCTTCAGTAAACACAGTCACTTGCCGATGTTTACCCAATGCCTTTTCTGTCAGGCTTAAAAGCAGATGCTTTTTATCAGCCACATTAGAATAAAATTCAATTCGCGTCATGCTAAATGCTTGCTTCCAAAATATTCAGTTTAAGCAGCACTTTAACTAGCACGTTGAATTAAAAATGTAGTCAATAACGGCACTGGACGACCTGTACCGCCTTTTTCCTTACCACTTTTCCAAGCAGTGCCAGCAATATCCAAATGCGCCCAGTCGTATTTTTTAGCAAAGCGAGACAGGAAACAAGCCGCCGTGATACTGCCACCAGCACGCCCGCCAATATTTGCCATATCTGCAAAGTTACTGTCTAACTGACTTTGAAACTCTTCCCACAATGGCATATGCCATGCGCGATCATGCGCGGCATCGCCAGCCTCTAACAACTCTTTGGCTAAGGCATCTTTGTTACTAAATAAACCGCTTGGATGATGACCTAGCGCAATCACACACGCGCCAGTTAACGTGGCAATATCCACCACTGCACTTGGTTCAAAACGCTCGGCATAAGTCAACGCATCACATAGAATCAAGCGACCTTCAGCATCGGTATTTAATACCTCGATCGTTAAACCTGCCATGCTGGTTAAAATATCACCTGGTTTAATCGCGCCTGCATCTGGCATGTTTTCACAAGTTGGAATAATACCCACAACATTCAGTGGCAAATTCAGTTCGCCTATGGCTTTAAATGTGCCGAACACACTGGCAGCGCCACACATATCGTATTTCATTTCATCCATATCAGCGCCTGGTTTTAATGAAATACCGCCTGTATCAAACGTGATACCTTTACCAACTAACACCACTGGTTTTTGGCCTTTTTTGCCGTTTAAGTGTTGCAATACAATTAAACGCGGCGGCTCCACGCTGCCTTGGGCAACGCCTAAAAATGAACCCATTCCTAGCTTTTCAATTTCAGCTTGTTCTAACACTTCTACTTTAAAACCATATTGTTTGGCTAAACTTTTGGCTTGCTCACCCAAATAAGTCGGCGTGCAAATATTTGGCGGCAAATTACCTAAATTTTTGGCTAAAGTCACACCAACGCCAATAGAACGACCTTGTTTAACAGCAGCATCAGCAATAGTATTTTCAGATTTATCTACATGAATGGTGATTTCAGTTAATGTGCAGGCATCAGCTTTTTTCGCCTTAATCGCA includes these proteins:
- a CDS encoding DNA polymerase III subunit chi, with amino-acid sequence MTRIEFYSNVADKKHLLLSLTEKALGKHRQVTVFTEDATSAADVSDCLWQHQPASFLPNVMADNAHVAKTPIIIVCKTNAAGQMDNVLQDELLINLTPQEPPFFSRFTHLIELVGIDESDKLSARQRYKFYRDRGYEIQHIDHAKNADT
- a CDS encoding leucyl aminopeptidase → MEFSIKNGNPEKQQSDCVIVGVFEGNKLTDAAKELDKASNKAISKVLKNGDFEGKLNSTLVLHQLTDITATRVLLVGLGKQDEFTEKHYRQAVRAAIKATPKGVANASFFLTEIAIKKSDTHAKVAHLVEVALDATYIVNAIKAKKADACTLTEITIHVDKSENTIADAAVKQGRSIGVGVTLAKNLGNLPPNICTPTYLGEQAKSLAKQYGFKVEVLEQAEIEKLGMGSFLGVAQGSVEPPRLIVLQHLNGKKGQKPVVLVGKGITFDTGGISLKPGADMDEMKYDMCGAASVFGTFKAIGELNLPLNVVGIIPTCENMPDAGAIKPGDILTSMAGLTIEVLNTDAEGRLILCDALTYAERFEPSAVVDIATLTGACVIALGHHPSGLFSNKDALAKELLEAGDAAHDRAWHMPLWEEFQSQLDSNFADMANIGGRAGGSITAACFLSRFAKKYDWAHLDIAGTAWKSGKEKGGTGRPVPLLTTFLIQRAS